In Arthrobacter sp. QXT-31, one genomic interval encodes:
- a CDS encoding DNA-3-methyladenine glycosylase, with amino-acid sequence MTTSGPVRQFLSGDAREIAPLLLGAILTHAGEEGTVAVRITELEAYMGPVDSLHPDPGSHTYRGPTRRNAPMFGPAGHLYVYFTYGMHNCANVVCGPAGHASAVLLRAGEIVEGRDLALARRPTSKAPKDLASGPARLATALGLTTEDSGRDALSSPFSLVLPHAPAAHVSSGPRVGVAGHGGTHDYPWRFWITGDPTVSRYKAAKARPPRA; translated from the coding sequence ATGACCACCAGCGGCCCTGTGCGGCAGTTCCTGTCCGGCGACGCGCGGGAGATTGCCCCGCTGCTCCTTGGCGCGATACTGACGCATGCCGGCGAGGAAGGTACCGTCGCGGTCCGGATCACGGAACTCGAGGCGTACATGGGACCTGTGGATTCGCTCCATCCGGATCCCGGCTCCCACACGTACCGCGGGCCCACCCGCAGGAACGCGCCCATGTTCGGCCCGGCCGGCCACCTCTACGTCTACTTCACGTATGGCATGCACAACTGCGCCAACGTCGTCTGCGGTCCGGCGGGCCATGCCTCGGCCGTGCTGTTGCGTGCCGGGGAAATCGTCGAGGGCCGCGACCTGGCGCTGGCGCGGCGTCCGACGTCGAAAGCGCCGAAGGACCTGGCCAGCGGACCCGCCCGGCTGGCCACGGCACTCGGGCTGACCACCGAGGACAGCGGGCGGGACGCCCTGAGTTCCCCTTTCAGCCTGGTGCTGCCGCACGCCCCGGCCGCCCATGTCAGTTCCGGGCCCAGGGTGGGCGTCGCCGGGCACGGCGGCACCCACGACTATCCGTGGCGGTTCTGGATCACCGGGGACCCCACCGTATCCCGCTACAAGGCGGCGAAGGCGCGTCCGCCGCGGGCGTAG
- a CDS encoding DNA-3-methyladenine glycosylase 2 family protein yields MDFWQRYRAIDARDTRFDGQFYTAVRTTGIYCRPSCPARTPKAENVTFYETSAAAHEAGYRACKRCLPEAVPGTPAWNLRSDIAGRAMRLINDGVINRDGVEGLAARLGYSSRQLNRILSHELGAGPLSLARASRAQTARTLLVSTSMKHADVAFAAGFSSVRQFNETVAEVFDMTPTALRGTARHHPSAASTSLTLALPYREPFDPGVFSFLAARAIAGIEAGTATSYGRTLRLPHGDARFSVEYTGAGNSPVQDGTVAGGAVTGRTVAYDGGPQRQPLVLTISAVDLRDLPALLSRVRRLFDLDADPIAIDGALGADPRLAASVGAAPGIRLPGALDPQELLVRAMVGQQITVAAARSALTELAAAGSHSAAAGDGLTRLFPSPAQIAEAGAELLRGPRRRIESLLAVATALADGTLDIGYGDDLPGLSAKLLPLPGVGPWTVGYVAMRVLGAPDVFLANDAAVRNGIRALPAGFNDSGFGDPGDIGDPGAPPPVTGSPRGGTAPSSDFREASPWRSYATMHLWRAAAAVPRTSTARKAQTTKEAVR; encoded by the coding sequence ATGGACTTCTGGCAGCGCTACCGCGCCATCGACGCGCGGGACACACGCTTCGACGGGCAGTTCTACACAGCGGTGCGGACCACGGGCATCTACTGCCGGCCGTCATGCCCGGCGCGGACCCCGAAGGCGGAGAACGTCACCTTCTATGAGACGTCCGCCGCCGCGCATGAAGCCGGATACCGCGCGTGCAAGCGCTGCCTGCCCGAGGCCGTGCCGGGCACACCGGCGTGGAACCTGCGCTCGGACATTGCCGGCCGGGCCATGCGACTGATCAACGACGGCGTGATCAACCGCGACGGCGTTGAGGGGCTGGCAGCGCGGCTGGGGTATTCGTCCCGCCAGCTCAACCGGATCCTCAGCCACGAGCTCGGCGCCGGGCCCCTGTCCCTGGCCCGGGCCAGCAGGGCACAGACCGCCCGCACGCTGTTGGTATCCACATCGATGAAGCATGCCGACGTCGCCTTCGCCGCGGGTTTCAGCAGCGTCCGCCAGTTCAACGAGACCGTGGCCGAGGTGTTCGACATGACGCCGACCGCCCTGCGTGGCACCGCCCGGCACCATCCCTCGGCCGCGAGTACCTCCCTCACCTTGGCTCTCCCCTACCGCGAGCCATTCGACCCCGGCGTGTTCAGCTTCCTCGCCGCCCGTGCCATTGCCGGCATTGAGGCCGGAACCGCAACGTCCTATGGGCGGACGCTGAGACTGCCGCACGGGGATGCGCGCTTCAGCGTGGAGTACACCGGTGCAGGGAACAGTCCCGTACAGGACGGCACCGTAGCAGGTGGCGCCGTAACCGGCAGGACTGTGGCGTACGACGGCGGGCCGCAGCGGCAGCCGCTGGTGCTCACCATCAGCGCGGTGGACCTTAGGGACCTGCCTGCCCTGCTGAGCAGGGTACGCCGGCTTTTCGACCTCGACGCCGATCCCATCGCCATCGACGGGGCACTGGGAGCCGATCCCCGGCTTGCGGCGTCCGTGGGGGCAGCCCCGGGGATCCGCCTGCCGGGAGCCCTGGATCCGCAGGAACTGCTGGTCCGGGCCATGGTGGGGCAGCAGATCACAGTGGCCGCCGCCCGTTCGGCCCTCACAGAGCTGGCCGCTGCCGGAAGTCACAGCGCGGCTGCGGGCGACGGGCTGACCCGGCTCTTCCCGTCCCCCGCGCAGATCGCGGAAGCCGGAGCTGAACTGCTTCGCGGCCCGCGGCGCAGGATAGAGTCTCTGCTGGCCGTCGCCACGGCTTTGGCTGACGGGACGCTGGACATTGGCTACGGGGACGATCTGCCGGGTCTTTCCGCCAAGCTGCTTCCATTGCCCGGCGTCGGGCCGTGGACGGTGGGCTATGTGGCCATGCGGGTCCTCGGCGCACCGGACGTTTTCCTCGCCAACGACGCCGCGGTGCGGAACGGAATCCGGGCGCTGCCGGCTGGATTCAATGATTCCGGTTTCGGTGATCCCGGCGATATCGGTGATCCCGGTGCCCCGCCCCCGGTAACCGGCAGTCCCCGAGGTGGCACCGCCCCGTCGTCGGACTTCCGGGAAGCCAGCCCGTGGCGTTCGTACGCCACCATGCATCTGTGGCGGGCAGCCGCCGCCGTGCCAAGAACCTCCACCGCCCGCAAGGCGCAAACAACGAAAGAAGCAGTGCGATGA